The genomic stretch GAGTTCCCCTTCCCCGAGGCCACCGCCACAACGGAAGTGCTGGTGGCCGGGGAAGCCGGCGGCAAGCAAGCCAAGGTACTGGCGGTGGCGGCCGCCATTGGTGGGCTTTTTGACTTCATCATCATCCACCTGGAAGGGTGGGCCGAGGTGTTTACCTCCCGGGCCTTGCCGGTTTTTGCGGGACTGGCCGAAAAGGCCAAGCTGGTGTTCCGCTTTAACGTTTTGGCTTCGATTTTGGGGTTGGGCTACATCATTGGTTTGAAGTACGCGCTGATCATTTGCGCTGGCTCTTTTGTTTCCTGGTTCTTGCTGGTGCCGCTGGTGTCCTACGTAGGGGCGCACCTGCCGGTCACGTTGCCGCCGGTGACCGATGGCACGCTGATTGGTTCCATGTCCGCGGAAGCGGTGTTCCGCAGCTACGTGCGGCACATCGGCATTGGCGCCATTGCCGCCGCCGGGCTTATGGGTATTTTGCGCTCCTGGCGGGTGGTGGTGAAGGCCTTTTCCATGGGGTTTGCCGAGCTCACCGGCAAAAAACACGGTGCGAGCAGCGAGCGCACCGACCGCGACCTGCCCATGGGCCTGGTGCTGGCGGGTTTGTTCGTGGTTTCCCTGGTTTTGTGGGTGTTCTTCCGCTTTTTCGTGGTGAGCGGTGAGCCCCGCCCCACCACCCTTTCGCTCATTGCCCTGGGCATCGTGGTGGTGATTTCGTTCCTGTTTACCACGGTAGCCGCCCGGGCCATTGCCACTGTGGGCACCAACCCGGTCTCGGGGATGACGCTCATGACCCTCATCCTCACCTCGGTGCTGTTGGTGGAAGCCGGTCTTGCCGGCCCGGCGGGAATGCTGGCCGCCCTGCTCATCGGCGGGGTGGTGTGCACGGCTCTCTCCATGGCCGGTGGGCTCATCACCGACCTCAAGATCGGCTACTGGATTGGCGCCACTCCCGCGGTCCAGCAGAAGGCCAAGTTCCTGGGAACGATCTTTGCTGCAGCTACGGTGGGCGCGGTGATCTTCCTGCTCAACCAAGCCTACGGTTTCGTGCCCTCGCCGGAACACCCTGCAGACAAGGTTTTTGCCGCACCCCAGGCCAACGCCATGGCGGCCGTGATTAAGACGCTCATGTCCCGGGAAGAGGTGCCCTGGCTTTTGTACGGCATTGGCATGCTGGTGGCTGTAACCATGCAAATGATTGGCGTTCCCTCCTTAGCCTTTGCCCTGGGCATGTATATCCCGCTCGAGCTCAACGTGCCGCTGGTGGTGGGTGGGCTCATCGCCCACTGGGTGAAGGCTTCGGCTAAGGACAACGAAGCGTTAGCCCAGGCTCGAAGCACACGGGGAACGCTCATTGCCTCCGGGTTCATTGCGGGAGGCGCGCTCTTCGGGGTCGTGGCGGCGCTTCTCAAGATGATCAACATCTGGACCGGTGCCAACACCGGAATCGGCGGGTTGGCCGTGGTTCCACAGGGCCTGGCCGGGCTTTTTGGGGCATCCCCCGAGCACACCGCAGAGGTGTTGGGGATTCTGGCTTACATCGGGCTCTGCGCCTACATGTACTGGGACGCCAAGCGAGCGGAAAGCTAGCGGCCGGGGCCTTCGCCTTCCTTAGGGGCAGCCTCCGGGGTGGGGGCTGCCTTGAGGGTTTCTGTGGGGCCTGGGGTGATTTGCTGCCAGTTCAGGGAAAAGATCACCTGCTTGGGCGGCTCCGAAGCCTCTACGGTCACAGGCACCGTGAACTGCTGGCCCGGCTGCACGATGCCTGGATAAGAAGCCGAGCCAGTGCCCAGCGCTTTCCCTTCGGCCATGGCGCGAACCGCCACTGCCACGTTTTGCACCGGCGCCTTGCCCTGGTTCACGAGATTTGCGGTGATTTCCCATTTCCCTTCACCGGCTTCACGTCCCGACCACCCCAAAACCACCACCCCCTCCTCCCGGGCGGGGCTTTCCGCCGCTTTCTCCTCGGCAGGAGCGCCTTCTTCACCGGCCGGAGCCACCTTTTGCACGTCAGCATCGGTCACCACAGCAGCAGGAGTACCGGGCTTGGCCACCGCTTTGGCGAAGGGGCTGCGGGGAGGTTCGGGTTTGGCCGGCGGCTGAGTGGCTACTGGCTGGGCGTTGGCGGCGGCTGTGGCTTGGAGGTCCACCGCTGTGAGCGGGTAGCTGGCGCGCTTGCCGTTTGCCAGGGTCACCACCACGTAGTTGCCCTTTTGCTCGTAGGAAGCCACCTCAAGCTTCTTGCCGCCTTTGAGCACCACCACTGCGGCCCAAGAGCTCACCGCAAAACCAAAGGTGACCAGTGCCAAAAGCCATCGCCTCATCGTCCACCTCCCAGACTTCCAGCACATTGTAACCCCTCATGAGGTGCCGCCCATAAACGAAAAGCCCCGGGTTGCCCCGGGGCTTGCATTGCTCGCTTTGAAGCTTCGTCACTCGAGCACAACCAGGGTCACGCGGCGGTTCTTGGCGCGGCCTTCGGCGGTCTTGTTGTCCGCCACCGGCTTGTACTCGCCGTAGGAGATGGCGTTCATGCGGTGCAGCGGCAAACCGTGCTGCATGTTGAGGTAGCGAACCACGGCGTCAGCACGGGCCTGGCCCAGCTCCAGGTTGTACTTCTCGGAGCCAATGGAGTCGGTGTGGCCCTGCACCTCGATGTACACGTTCTTGTTTTCGGCCTTCACCTTCTGGGCAAAAGCATCCAAAGCCGCCTTGGCCTCAGCAGAAAGATCGCTCTTGTTGAAGCCAAAGTGTACCGCGTCGTCGGACAGGGTCACCTCAAACAGGAACTTGCCCTTGGCCAATTTGCCGGCCTCTTCGGCGCGGGCCAAAGCTTCCTTGGCGGTATCGGACAGCTGGGCAATCTTGGCGTTTTGCTCGGCATCCGACTTCTTGAGGTTAGCCACATCCATTTGCGTGGCTTCCACCTGCTTTTGCACCTCGGAAATCTTCGCCTCGGTGACCTTCTGCGCCTGCGCGACTTGCTCCTGCACGTACTCCTTGGTGGCGCAGCCGGTTCCCCACAGGGCCACGCCCACGACCACGACCAAAACGACCCATGTTCTTTTCATCTTCGCCCCTCCTTTTTAGGCACGTTGTGGTTCTCGTTCCAACCCTACTCCCTCAGTCTCAGCGAGTATAACACAACCAATTCCGCCCGCTGTCAACCCCTTACGGCAACGTTCCCCGGTAGCCTTCGCGCGTCACTACGGTGTAAGGCCCCTCCACCCGAACGGCAATCTTCCGCCACTTGACCTCGCCAACCCCCGACGGGGTAAAGGCAATGATGTACCGCTGGGAGAGCTCCCTCCGCAGCTCAGCCGCTTGTGCCCGCAGGGCCTCCAGCTTGTCCACCCGCATATAGCGACCCCCTGTAGCCTGGGCAAAGCGGGCCAGCACCTGCTCGTAGGTTAAACCTTCCTCCGTTTGTCCCGGGGGCGGTTCAATGCCAAAGACGTAAAGCGGGTCCTGGAGGTTTTCCAGCGTCATCAGCGCCCCCTCGGCGGTCAACTGCGAAGCGGTGTCCACGCCGTCGGTGAAAAGCAAAGCTGCCCGCCGCAAGGCCCGAGCTCCTTCAAAAAAACGGGGAGCCACCGAAAGCACGTCGTAAAGCGCGGTGGTCCCGTAGCCGCTGAGGCGATCCAAGAGCGGGGGAAGCGCTGCGGGATCGGCCCCTAAACGCAACCGGCGGTGCACCTCACCGGCGCCAAAGGTGATGAGGCTCACCTCATCGCCGGGTTTGAGCGCCGCCAAGAACTCACCAATGGCCGCCCGCACCTGCGCCAACCGGCGGCCGTTCATAGAACCGGAGGTGTCCACCACAAACACGTACGCGATGGGAAGCCCACCCTCCCGCCAAAAGGAGGTAATGGGGAACTCCATGCCGTCCACAAAAAAGCGGAAGGCTTCCTTTTCCAAGTGGGCCACCAGGCGTCCCTTGCTGTCCCGGACCGTGACCGGCACTAAAACGGTGGTGACCTCCGCTTGATCGCGGAACGCCTGGCCTTCTTGCCCCCGGGCTTCACCCCCAAAGGCGAAAGCCCACAGGCAAAGGCCAACGCTTAAGGGTTTCAAAAGACGAAGGAAAGGCCCAGAGCCACCTCGGTGAAGGTGATCCAGTTGTCTCGCCGATCGCATTCGTCCCACCAATCGCAGCGGTCGCTATCGCCCCCCACGTGCACCGAGTGGCCACGCCAGTCAAAGCGCAAGGCCAGCTCGGGCGTGAAGAACACCTTGAACCCACCGCCAAAGTTGGCCACAAAGCGGGTGTCGGAAGAAGCGTTCCCAAAGTTGGGGTCCAGGTGCATGGCGCCAATTCCCCCTGCCAGGAACGGCACCACCCGCCGGTGGCCAAGGCTCCCCTCCACCCCCACCTCAAAGGTGGTGAGGTTAATGTCGCCAATGGTGGACTTACCGCCGAAGAGGTCCCCGCGACCGGTGACCAGGTCGGCGTTTTCCCGGAAGAGGGCAAAATCCAAGGCCCAATTGGGGGCAAAACGGTAACCCAAACGCACACCGTAAGCGGGAGCGTCGTCCACGGTCACGTCAAAATTGAAAGTCCGGGTGACCCCCCGGGCGATGGTGTCCCCCAGCCAGAAGCCCACGGTGGGGGTGAGCTCCACGCTCCCCACCGCTTGTGCCCCGGCCAGCGCCGGAAGAAGCAAAACCACAGCAAACAAAGCCAGTTTCTTCATGACTTCCCTCCTCGGCCACGCTTTTCAGCGAGAAGCTCGGCGGCAAGCTTCTTCAAATCCCGCATCCCCTCCTGGGAGTACCCCGGATAGGCACGCACCGCCTTGCCTTCCTTGTCCAAAACCAGCGTAAAGGGAATCGTGCCAATACCCAAAGCCCGCTCGGTGGCGGGGTCCACAAAGTAAACCGGCAGGGTCAGCCTCATTCTCTCGATGAACGCCGGCACCAGCTGCCGGTACTCGTCCACGCTCACCGCCAGCACCATGAGCCCCTTCCCCCCCAGCTCGTTGTAAAGCTTTTCCAGCTCTGGAAGCTCCATCCGGCAGGGACCGCACCAGGTAGCCCAGAAGTTGAGAACCACCACCGTCCCGCGGAAATCCGAAAGCTTGGAGGGGTTGCCCTGCAGGTCGTAAAGCTCCAGATCGGGAAAGTCCACCCGCTCACCGGGGCCCGCAGCAAAAGCGGCTGCTGCTCCCAATGCCGCTATCAACAGCCAGAAAACCAGACCTTTTCGCATCGGGCCATGCTAGCACAAGCGCCGCGCTAGCGGGTGATGTCACGCACCACCAGGTAAAGCCCAGCGGCAATGAGCAGCACCGGCCAGTACGTACGAAACGCCACCACCACCTGGGGATCAAAGAGCCCCTTGATTTGCGGCAGGACCGCTACTCCCGCCAGCACGCCACCCACCACCAGCGGCCACCAGCGCAAGCCCAAACCCAGCACCAAAGCCAGGAGGAACAGCAAAATGAAGCCGCCACCCAATCCCAAAAGCTGCCAGCGCACCACACCGAACCCTTCCACCCCGCGGTCCCCCAGAAGCATGCCGGAGCCCAAACCCAAAAGGATGCACCCCGGCACCAGCGGGCCAAAGGTTCTGGCAAACACTCCGTAAAGCGCTAAAGCGCCGCCAATCGCCAGCAAGACCGCCGGTCCCTGGGACACCACATGCATTCGCGCCAACAACAGCGCTGCCCCAATTGCGGCCAAGACCAAACCCAAAAACAACCGGCTGCTGCCCCTCTTTGCCATCGCTGCCTCCAAGCGAGGATTCTAAAGCAAGCCTAACGATGCGCCGCCATCCACCGCCAGGGCCACACCGTTAATGAACGCTGCCGGCTTGGACGCCAAGAACACAACTGCCGCTGCAATCTCCTCGGGCTTACCCAAACGGCCCACCGGTGTCCCCGCCACCCACCGGCGGAACACCTCCTCCACCGCCATCCCATCCCGCTGGGCCACGTGAGCTGCCAGCACCTGCAAGCGCTCGGTGGCGGTGTACCCGGGGCACACCGAGTTGAACGTTACACCCGAACCCGCCTCCTCCCGAGCTAGGGTCTTGAGGTAACCCCACACCGCCGCTCGCAGGGAGGAAGAAAGCACCAACCCCACTTCGGGCTGGCGGGCGGAAACCGAGGTGATGGCAATCACCCGCCCCCAACCGGTGGACTTCATGGCCGGCAACGCCGCCTGCACCAGCTCCACCACCGGCTGCAGGAGCAGCTCATGGGCCCGGGAGAAATCGGCCGTGGTGGCGTTGGCTGCGGGCAAAGCAGGGGGGCCACCGCCGTTGGCCACCACCACCAGAGGCGGCCCAAACCTGGAAGCGGCTTCCTCGTACGCCCGCGTGGCCCCTCCGGGTTGGCTTAAATCGGAAGCCACCGCGTGGACCCTGCCTGGGGCTTCCCGCTCCAGGCTTTCCCGGGCCGAAGCCAGCTTCTCCCCCCCACGGGAAACGATGGTCACCAAGGCCCCTTCCGCCAGGAAGGCCTTGGCACAGGCAAAACCCAAGCCGGAAGAAGCTCCACCTACCAGCACCGAAACTCCTGCAAGTCCCAAGTCCATACCTTCCCCCGTTCGCAACACTTTAAACGCATCCGCGGGGAACTGGTTGCCAGCGGGTGACGGGCGCCACTGGCGGGGGAAGCGCAGGTAACGTATCATGGCGGCGGGAGCGGGTATGTTTAAGCAGAAAACCCTGTTTTTCGCCCTTTTCCTTGCCAGCAGCGTGGTCTTGGCGGCAGCGCCCCAGGACACCGCCTTCTTCGACAAGGTGAGCCCCACCCTTTGGGCGCAAGCCAGCGCCAACCCGCAAGGGGAGGTGGAGGTCATCGTGGGGCTGCAGCTTCCCGAAGTGCTGGAAGACCAGCCCAAACCCTTTGCCCGGGAGCGGCTTTTGGCCATCGAGGCGGCCGGCCAAGCGGTGGCGCAAGAGGTGGTCACGCTGGGCGGTCGGGTGCTGGAGCGCTACAGCCATATCCCCGCTGTAGCGGCGGTGGTGCCGGCGGTGGCACTGCCCTACTTGGCGGCCCACCCCCAGGTGCGGCACCTGGGTCACAACTGGAAGGTCAAGGCCTTTGATGCCGAAGGCGAAGCGCTCATGCGCGTGCCGGAAGTTCGGCAGCTGGGGTACACCGGGGAAAACGTGGGGATTGCCATCCTGGATAGTGGCGTTAACTACAACCACAGCGAGCTTTCCCCCGGAGGTACAGACGCTTCAGCCAAAACCGTAAAGCTTTGGGATGCCATCAACAACGACGACGATCCCATGGACGACAACGGCCATGGGACATCGGTGGCTAGCGTCGCCGCCGGCAAGACGCTGGGTGTGGCCCGGGCCGGCCGGGTGGTGGCGGTGAAGGTGCTCGACGCCGAGGG from Thermoanaerobaculum aquaticum encodes the following:
- a CDS encoding OPT family oligopeptide transporter; protein product: METTKKSLPENAYRPLKPGETYQPLVPASAQLPEFTPRSVILGILMAVLFSAAAAFLGLKAGQVFEAAIPIAIIGVGVGFLFRRKSTILENVIVQSIGAASGLVVAGAIFTLPALFILDLPVNLGKLFVVSLLGGALGILFLIPFRRYFVREMHGEFPFPEATATTEVLVAGEAGGKQAKVLAVAAAIGGLFDFIIIHLEGWAEVFTSRALPVFAGLAEKAKLVFRFNVLASILGLGYIIGLKYALIICAGSFVSWFLLVPLVSYVGAHLPVTLPPVTDGTLIGSMSAEAVFRSYVRHIGIGAIAAAGLMGILRSWRVVVKAFSMGFAELTGKKHGASSERTDRDLPMGLVLAGLFVVSLVLWVFFRFFVVSGEPRPTTLSLIALGIVVVISFLFTTVAARAIATVGTNPVSGMTLMTLILTSVLLVEAGLAGPAGMLAALLIGGVVCTALSMAGGLITDLKIGYWIGATPAVQQKAKFLGTIFAAATVGAVIFLLNQAYGFVPSPEHPADKVFAAPQANAMAAVIKTLMSREEVPWLLYGIGMLVAVTMQMIGVPSLAFALGMYIPLELNVPLVVGGLIAHWVKASAKDNEALAQARSTRGTLIASGFIAGGALFGVVAALLKMINIWTGANTGIGGLAVVPQGLAGLFGASPEHTAEVLGILAYIGLCAYMYWDAKRAES
- a CDS encoding FxLYD domain-containing protein; the protein is MRRWLLALVTFGFAVSSWAAVVVLKGGKKLEVASYEQKGNYVVVTLANGKRASYPLTAVDLQATAAANAQPVATQPPAKPEPPRSPFAKAVAKPGTPAAVVTDADVQKVAPAGEEGAPAEEKAAESPAREEGVVVLGWSGREAGEGKWEITANLVNQGKAPVQNVAVAVRAMAEGKALGTGSASYPGIVQPGQQFTVPVTVEASEPPKQVIFSLNWQQITPGPTETLKAAPTPEAAPKEGEGPGR
- a CDS encoding OmpA family protein, which encodes MKRTWVVLVVVVGVALWGTGCATKEYVQEQVAQAQKVTEAKISEVQKQVEATQMDVANLKKSDAEQNAKIAQLSDTAKEALARAEEAGKLAKGKFLFEVTLSDDAVHFGFNKSDLSAEAKAALDAFAQKVKAENKNVYIEVQGHTDSIGSEKYNLELGQARADAVVRYLNMQHGLPLHRMNAISYGEYKPVADNKTAEGRAKNRRVTLVVLE
- a CDS encoding VWA domain-containing protein, which codes for MKPLSVGLCLWAFAFGGEARGQEGQAFRDQAEVTTVLVPVTVRDSKGRLVAHLEKEAFRFFVDGMEFPITSFWREGGLPIAYVFVVDTSGSMNGRRLAQVRAAIGEFLAALKPGDEVSLITFGAGEVHRRLRLGADPAALPPLLDRLSGYGTTALYDVLSVAPRFFEGARALRRAALLFTDGVDTASQLTAEGALMTLENLQDPLYVFGIEPPPGQTEEGLTYEQVLARFAQATGGRYMRVDKLEALRAQAAELRRELSQRYIIAFTPSGVGEVKWRKIAVRVEGPYTVVTREGYRGTLP
- a CDS encoding outer membrane beta-barrel protein, with the protein product MKKLALFAVVLLLPALAGAQAVGSVELTPTVGFWLGDTIARGVTRTFNFDVTVDDAPAYGVRLGYRFAPNWALDFALFRENADLVTGRGDLFGGKSTIGDINLTTFEVGVEGSLGHRRVVPFLAGGIGAMHLDPNFGNASSDTRFVANFGGGFKVFFTPELALRFDWRGHSVHVGGDSDRCDWWDECDRRDNWITFTEVALGLSFVF
- a CDS encoding TlpA family protein disulfide reductase, whose product is MRKGLVFWLLIAALGAAAAFAAGPGERVDFPDLELYDLQGNPSKLSDFRGTVVVLNFWATWCGPCRMELPELEKLYNELGGKGLMVLAVSVDEYRQLVPAFIERMRLTLPVYFVDPATERALGIGTIPFTLVLDKEGKAVRAYPGYSQEGMRDLKKLAAELLAEKRGRGGKS
- a CDS encoding SDR family oxidoreductase, with the protein product MDLGLAGVSVLVGGASSGLGFACAKAFLAEGALVTIVSRGGEKLASARESLEREAPGRVHAVASDLSQPGGATRAYEEAASRFGPPLVVVANGGGPPALPAANATTADFSRAHELLLQPVVELVQAALPAMKSTGWGRVIAITSVSARQPEVGLVLSSSLRAAVWGYLKTLAREEAGSGVTFNSVCPGYTATERLQVLAAHVAQRDGMAVEEVFRRWVAGTPVGRLGKPEEIAAAVVFLASKPAAFINGVALAVDGGASLGLL